A single genomic interval of Agarivorans aestuarii harbors:
- a CDS encoding beta-galactosidase: MKFTKNKIAALLSLTLLGVYGCGSTPSSSDAEGAVEDVGGTIPDFESAAFFKKVKKDHAKAEVVSDQGVTSGSSALKVNFDSVSEANKFKYWPNVKVHPDSGFWNWNAKGSLSLDITNPTDSPANIILKLADNVGVMGSGDNQLNYAVNVPAGETVPVEMLFNGTKRKLDGYWGGEKINLRNIVEFQIFVQGPMDAQTVIIDNFNLVDATGDFIEASGQEVKVSGPIPTVASITSFDEGQPTFVAFDRSAAATVTELKTDMGGLLAVKLAATNAYPNITFKAPQPWDWSEYGDFSLAFDLESKTDEPLQLFVRVDDAENENWGGTANGVVDSMSSYVTLAPGDDGTFYLPLGQTGNQIVSGMRAEPPKKSYNAQAISYGWGEKSLDTSNIVSFQLYLQNPTKDAEFNIKSVRLIPNIDADATRYEGLIDQYGQFTGSEWPKKISEDEELETMGKLAKMSLKSTSQMPGRSIYGGWADGPKLKGTGFFRTEKVDGKWSLVDPQGNLFFATGVDNIRMDDTVTITGHDFADKDKRSGKEVASEVRRSMFTWLPEDDDVLAENYDYANWVHSGALKKGEVFSFYGANLQRKYGGTFSEAEKVWKDITIDRMVDWGFTTLGNWADPMFYDNKKVAYVANGWIFGDHARISTGNDYWGPIHDPFDPEFVNSVKAMTKKLMTEVDKNDPWMMGVFVDNEISWGNTKNDANHYGLVVNALSYDMKKSPAKASFTEHLKEKYWAIEDLNTSWGVKVASWAEFEKSFDHRSRLSKNMKKDYAEMLEMLSAKYFSTVRAELKKVLPNHLYLGARFADWGVTPEIAKGAAPYVDVMSYNLYAEDLNSKGDWSKLAELDKPSIIGEFHFGSTDSGLFHGGIVSAASQQDRAKKYTNYMNSIADNPYFVGAHWFQYIDSPTTGRAWDGENYNVGFVSITDTPYVPLVEAAKKFNQDVYMLRYKK; the protein is encoded by the coding sequence ATGAAATTTACAAAAAATAAAATTGCTGCGCTGTTATCGCTCACTTTGTTGGGTGTGTACGGATGTGGCTCAACTCCTAGCTCGAGCGACGCCGAAGGCGCTGTTGAAGATGTAGGCGGAACGATTCCAGATTTTGAATCTGCCGCTTTTTTCAAAAAAGTTAAAAAAGACCATGCTAAAGCCGAAGTGGTTAGCGACCAAGGTGTTACTAGCGGAAGTAGTGCGCTAAAAGTAAACTTTGATTCGGTATCCGAGGCTAACAAATTTAAGTACTGGCCAAATGTTAAAGTACACCCAGATTCTGGCTTTTGGAACTGGAATGCGAAAGGCAGCTTAAGCCTAGACATTACCAACCCAACTGATAGCCCAGCAAACATCATTCTAAAATTGGCTGACAACGTGGGCGTAATGGGCTCAGGCGACAACCAATTAAACTACGCGGTTAATGTACCCGCTGGTGAAACAGTGCCAGTTGAGATGTTATTTAACGGCACCAAACGTAAGTTAGATGGCTACTGGGGTGGCGAGAAAATTAACTTACGTAACATTGTAGAATTCCAAATCTTTGTGCAAGGTCCAATGGATGCACAAACAGTCATTATCGATAACTTTAACTTAGTGGATGCTACCGGCGACTTTATTGAAGCCTCTGGCCAAGAAGTTAAGGTAAGTGGTCCAATTCCAACGGTTGCTTCAATTACTAGCTTTGACGAAGGCCAACCTACCTTTGTTGCTTTTGACCGCAGTGCAGCGGCAACGGTAACCGAATTAAAAACCGACATGGGCGGTTTGTTAGCTGTTAAATTAGCAGCGACTAACGCCTACCCTAATATCACTTTTAAAGCGCCACAACCTTGGGATTGGAGCGAGTACGGTGATTTTAGCTTAGCGTTTGATCTAGAAAGTAAAACAGACGAACCTTTGCAGTTGTTTGTTCGCGTTGATGACGCAGAAAATGAAAATTGGGGCGGCACTGCAAACGGCGTAGTAGACAGTATGTCTAGCTACGTAACGCTAGCACCTGGTGATGATGGTACTTTCTACTTGCCGCTAGGCCAAACTGGCAACCAAATCGTTTCTGGTATGCGTGCCGAGCCACCTAAAAAGTCCTACAACGCGCAAGCGATTAGTTATGGCTGGGGTGAAAAAAGCTTAGATACGTCAAACATTGTATCTTTCCAGCTATACCTGCAAAACCCAACTAAAGATGCAGAATTCAATATTAAGAGTGTTCGACTTATTCCAAATATTGATGCAGATGCAACCCGTTATGAAGGTTTGATTGACCAATATGGTCAGTTTACTGGTTCTGAATGGCCGAAGAAAATTAGCGAAGACGAAGAGCTAGAAACCATGGGTAAGCTGGCAAAAATGTCGCTTAAATCGACCAGCCAAATGCCAGGTCGAAGCATCTATGGTGGCTGGGCCGATGGTCCGAAGCTGAAAGGCACAGGTTTCTTCCGTACAGAGAAAGTAGACGGTAAGTGGTCGTTAGTAGACCCACAAGGTAACTTGTTCTTCGCAACCGGTGTCGACAATATTCGTATGGACGACACAGTAACCATTACTGGCCACGACTTTGCAGACAAAGACAAACGTAGCGGTAAAGAAGTGGCTTCTGAAGTTCGCCGTTCAATGTTTACTTGGTTACCAGAAGATGACGATGTATTAGCCGAGAACTATGACTACGCAAACTGGGTGCATTCAGGGGCACTTAAGAAAGGCGAAGTATTTAGTTTCTACGGCGCTAACTTGCAACGTAAATATGGCGGTACTTTCTCAGAAGCTGAAAAAGTGTGGAAAGACATCACCATAGACCGCATGGTTGATTGGGGCTTCACAACCCTAGGTAACTGGGCAGATCCAATGTTCTACGACAACAAAAAAGTTGCTTACGTAGCAAACGGTTGGATTTTTGGCGACCACGCACGCATTAGCACTGGTAACGACTACTGGGGTCCTATTCACGATCCGTTTGACCCAGAGTTTGTAAATAGTGTTAAGGCGATGACTAAAAAGCTAATGACAGAAGTAGACAAAAATGACCCATGGATGATGGGAGTGTTTGTCGACAACGAGATTAGCTGGGGTAACACCAAAAACGACGCAAACCACTACGGTTTGGTGGTTAATGCGCTTAGCTACGACATGAAGAAGAGCCCGGCTAAAGCATCCTTTACCGAGCACTTAAAAGAGAAGTACTGGGCCATTGAAGATCTAAACACTAGCTGGGGCGTGAAAGTTGCGTCGTGGGCAGAGTTTGAGAAGTCATTTGATCACCGCTCTCGCTTAAGCAAAAACATGAAGAAAGATTATGCCGAAATGCTAGAAATGCTTTCTGCTAAATACTTCTCAACGGTTCGTGCTGAGCTTAAGAAAGTACTGCCTAATCACCTATATCTAGGCGCACGCTTTGCAGACTGGGGTGTTACGCCTGAGATTGCCAAAGGTGCTGCACCTTACGTAGACGTGATGAGCTACAACTTGTACGCCGAAGACCTTAACTCAAAGGGTGATTGGAGCAAGTTAGCTGAGCTAGATAAGCCAAGCATTATTGGTGAGTTCCACTTCGGTTCAACTGACTCAGGCTTATTCCACGGCGGTATCGTGTCGGCAGCTAGCCAGCAAGATCGCGCTAAGAAATACACCAACTACATGAACAGTATTGCCGACAACCCTTACTTCGTAGGTGCTCACTGGTTCCAATACATTGACTCTCCAACAACGGGTCGTGCTTGGGATGGTGAAAACTACAACGTAGGTTTTGTTTCAATCACTGATACACCATACGTTCCACTGGTTGAAGCCGCTAAGAAATTCAACCAAGACGTTTACATGCTTCGTTACAAAAAATAA
- a CDS encoding carbohydrate porin: protein MKTRIFALSALALSCSMANAQEAALDYLGAQVVEGARFWGYGRGGTGTSTDKVMGLRSDLANNGFNIIETAGNPHAQTGRLGNEGNFAEFHIDYGLVLNDMNWVIKTNIATDMKKFNLDEWWVAGQGVFKSNPGAVIWVGKRYYQRYKAEILDYHMLQNDGVGAGIDDWDFGFAKFNLGITKQENGDSYGQDFCSINDPTYACDSSGRSGYRGGYHSVNTRLHGMKITDNIAAGLFFNYGFYAGSDTTLSENGSMTAKDMNPNSYQAGFQIKQGQWADFNEFVVRYSSDIGKSMTQDWLDTPSTQIGAFFQGMQELGDSFRLQYALVYEGQKFDDEALKRNLVSIDKSDWGNITIRPTYIWDDRFSTDLELSYDQIKLNAREGYGESGTNSSYKVTLSQNVHIGGTFWDRPVLRFFVTYGQSDTQTTVYNNRHGEGVDNPSWEWRHNPYVTEKGKNSATTVGAQFETWW, encoded by the coding sequence ATGAAAACACGTATTTTTGCACTATCCGCTTTAGCGCTCTCTTGCAGCATGGCTAATGCGCAAGAAGCAGCTTTAGATTACTTAGGAGCACAAGTGGTTGAAGGTGCTCGCTTCTGGGGCTACGGCCGCGGTGGTACAGGTACTTCTACTGACAAAGTAATGGGCTTACGCTCAGATTTAGCCAACAACGGCTTTAACATTATCGAAACTGCTGGTAACCCACATGCTCAAACCGGTCGTTTAGGTAACGAAGGTAACTTTGCTGAATTCCATATCGATTACGGCTTAGTGCTAAACGACATGAATTGGGTAATTAAAACCAACATTGCAACAGATATGAAAAAATTCAATCTGGACGAATGGTGGGTAGCTGGGCAAGGCGTATTTAAATCAAACCCTGGTGCAGTGATTTGGGTGGGTAAGCGTTATTACCAACGTTACAAAGCTGAGATTCTTGATTATCACATGCTGCAAAATGATGGCGTAGGTGCTGGTATCGATGATTGGGACTTTGGTTTTGCTAAATTTAACCTAGGTATTACCAAGCAAGAGAATGGCGATAGCTACGGTCAAGACTTCTGTTCAATCAACGATCCAACTTATGCTTGTGACAGCAGCGGTCGTTCGGGTTACCGCGGTGGATACCACTCGGTAAATACACGCTTACATGGCATGAAAATTACCGACAACATTGCTGCGGGCTTGTTCTTTAATTATGGCTTCTACGCAGGCTCTGATACTACCTTGAGCGAAAATGGCAGCATGACTGCCAAAGATATGAACCCAAATAGCTACCAGGCTGGTTTCCAAATTAAGCAAGGCCAATGGGCTGACTTTAATGAATTTGTCGTTCGTTACAGCAGCGACATTGGTAAGTCGATGACTCAAGATTGGTTAGATACTCCATCAACTCAGATTGGTGCGTTCTTCCAAGGTATGCAAGAGCTAGGTGACTCATTCCGACTTCAATACGCATTGGTATATGAAGGACAGAAATTTGATGACGAAGCGCTAAAACGCAACTTAGTATCTATTGATAAGTCTGATTGGGGCAACATTACCATTCGTCCTACTTACATCTGGGATGATCGCTTCTCAACTGATTTAGAATTGAGCTACGACCAAATCAAGCTAAATGCTCGTGAAGGTTACGGCGAGAGCGGTACTAACTCATCTTACAAAGTTACTCTGTCGCAAAACGTACATATTGGTGGCACCTTCTGGGATCGTCCAGTACTACGTTTCTTCGTGACTTACGGTCAATCTGATACTCAAACCACGGTTTACAACAACCGCCATGGTGAAGGTGTAGATAACCCAAGTTGGGAATGGCGTCACAACCCTTACGTAACAGAGAAGGGTAAAAACTCTGCTACTACAGTTGGCGCACAATTCGAAACGTGGTGGTAG
- a CDS encoding oligosaccharide MFS transporter, whose product MKTDSNRVAMGKVCLMYFFYNFFWSLSSGSLFAVWLNDKVGIDGSQIGVLFGLQTGIAVLFKPAFGYILDKLGLKKHLIYFISFLSLLIGPFYIYVYGPLLGNDSTFVLGIVAGSVYLGMLFQAGSGVIASYSDRFARCHDNDFGLVNGFGIAAWGVSAVLAGYLYNINPDFIFYACSIAALLMLLCAWTLKVSHLEDVDNEVISQDKIQKEDVIRLLKNPKMWAFMTYAGTISVVFWTSMSQFTRYFISFFPTQEEGISFSSNMDGLTAIFLFFVSAGVPFIIRKIGAKGSLILTAVGITSFLLMIGFAGLGEKNLYLAIVAKLLFGIVNPLLIVSVFAYTAEQFDKKVNSFTYMFGFQVINNLMTAIAAPVMGVMYDQHGFPHSYIYFGVFAAVATVMAMFTLSSKKKLTTTDQQETVAA is encoded by the coding sequence ATGAAAACCGATTCTAATCGAGTCGCCATGGGCAAAGTTTGCCTTATGTACTTTTTTTACAACTTCTTCTGGTCGTTAAGCTCAGGTTCTTTATTTGCAGTATGGCTGAATGACAAAGTTGGCATCGATGGTTCTCAAATCGGCGTATTGTTTGGCTTGCAAACCGGTATTGCGGTTTTGTTTAAACCTGCTTTTGGCTATATCCTCGATAAGCTTGGTCTTAAAAAACACCTTATATACTTCATCTCTTTCTTAAGCTTGTTAATTGGTCCTTTCTACATCTATGTATACGGCCCACTACTGGGTAACGATTCAACATTTGTATTGGGTATTGTTGCTGGCTCTGTTTACCTGGGCATGCTGTTCCAAGCGGGCAGTGGTGTTATCGCCTCTTATAGTGACCGTTTTGCGCGTTGCCATGATAACGATTTCGGATTGGTTAACGGTTTTGGTATCGCTGCTTGGGGTGTATCTGCAGTATTAGCAGGTTACCTATATAACATTAACCCAGATTTCATTTTCTATGCCTGTAGTATTGCGGCTTTACTGATGTTGTTATGCGCTTGGACGCTTAAAGTAAGCCACTTAGAAGACGTTGATAACGAAGTTATCTCGCAGGATAAAATTCAAAAAGAAGATGTTATTCGCCTATTGAAGAACCCTAAAATGTGGGCCTTCATGACTTACGCGGGCACTATCTCGGTGGTGTTTTGGACCTCAATGAGTCAGTTCACTCGTTACTTTATTAGTTTCTTCCCAACCCAAGAAGAGGGCATTTCTTTTAGCTCAAACATGGACGGGCTTACCGCTATCTTCCTGTTCTTTGTGAGTGCTGGTGTGCCATTCATTATTCGTAAAATTGGTGCCAAGGGCAGCCTTATTCTTACCGCTGTAGGTATTACCTCATTCTTGTTAATGATTGGTTTTGCTGGCTTGGGTGAGAAGAACCTCTACTTAGCCATTGTTGCTAAATTGCTGTTCGGTATTGTTAATCCGCTGTTGATTGTGTCGGTATTCGCTTACACGGCAGAGCAGTTTGATAAGAAAGTAAATTCCTTCACTTACATGTTTGGATTCCAGGTGATTAATAACTTAATGACCGCCATTGCTGCGCCAGTAATGGGTGTGATGTACGACCAACACGGATTCCCACATAGCTATATCTATTTTGGTGTGTTCGCTGCTGTTGCCACGGTAATGGCAATGTTCACGCTAAGTTCCAAGAAAAAGCTGACTACAACAGATCAACAAGAAACCGTAGCAGCATAA
- a CDS encoding glycoside hydrolase family 117 protein: MSGTGNKLSLASKRAIERGYDTKGPEWMVEFAEQTLLGDFAFEEGVIRRDPTAVIEVAGVYHCWYTKGEGETLGFTGNPKDKVFPWDLTEVWHASSEDGITWKENGCAIAPGEAGAYDDRAVFTPEVLAHEGKYYLVYQTVQAPYTNRQFEEIAIAWADSPFGPWTKSPAPILSPAKDGEWRTEEDNRFLVNAKGSFDSHKVHDPCLMFFKGEFYLYYKGETMGEEMNMGGREIKHGVAIAKDILGPYVKSEYNPISNSGHEVAVWHKDGGIASLITTDGPEKNTVQWAADGINFEIMSHIKGAPEALGIFRPNQETNIESPGLEWGLCHKYDDSWNWNFICRYRVKKQVLDASTYQNSN; the protein is encoded by the coding sequence ATGTCAGGGACAGGTAACAAGCTAAGCTTGGCCAGTAAGCGCGCCATTGAACGTGGTTACGATACAAAAGGCCCAGAGTGGATGGTTGAGTTTGCAGAGCAAACCCTACTAGGTGACTTTGCTTTTGAAGAAGGGGTGATTCGTCGAGACCCAACAGCAGTAATAGAAGTAGCGGGTGTTTACCACTGCTGGTATACCAAAGGTGAAGGCGAAACTCTCGGCTTTACAGGCAATCCTAAAGACAAGGTATTTCCTTGGGATCTCACCGAAGTTTGGCATGCCAGTTCTGAAGATGGCATTACCTGGAAAGAAAACGGCTGTGCGATTGCTCCTGGTGAGGCCGGAGCCTACGATGATCGTGCAGTATTTACACCAGAAGTATTAGCCCACGAAGGCAAGTACTACTTGGTATACCAAACCGTGCAAGCGCCGTATACCAACCGTCAGTTTGAAGAAATCGCCATTGCTTGGGCCGATAGCCCATTTGGGCCATGGACTAAATCACCTGCTCCTATTTTAAGCCCAGCTAAAGATGGCGAGTGGCGCACTGAAGAAGACAACCGTTTCTTGGTTAATGCTAAAGGCAGCTTTGACAGCCACAAAGTGCACGATCCCTGCCTAATGTTCTTTAAAGGTGAGTTCTACCTTTACTATAAAGGTGAAACCATGGGCGAAGAAATGAACATGGGTGGTCGCGAAATTAAACACGGCGTGGCAATTGCTAAAGATATTCTTGGTCCGTATGTGAAATCGGAATACAACCCCATTTCAAATAGTGGTCACGAAGTCGCCGTTTGGCATAAAGATGGCGGCATTGCTTCGCTAATTACCACCGACGGCCCAGAAAAGAACACTGTGCAATGGGCTGCCGACGGCATCAACTTCGAAATTATGTCACACATTAAAGGAGCGCCTGAAGCGCTAGGTATTTTCCGCCCAAACCAAGAAACCAATATTGAGTCTCCCGGTTTAGAGTGGGGCCTGTGTCACAAATACGATGACTCTTGGAATTGGAACTTCATTTGTCGCTACCGGGTGAAGAAACAAGTACTAGATGCCTCAACGTATCAAAACTCAAACTAA
- a CDS encoding sugar-binding domain-containing protein: MSTSSKIPKPSRQTIDFNANWQFQLQTPRHKSAGNEWRTISLPHDWSIEQPFSSQYEGATAYLPGGIGWYLKTFDLADLSENQRAFLLFDGIYNNATLWLNNKKLGEQHYGYSPFYFEITEQLKAHDNQLLIKVDRSRIADSRWYPGSGIYRDVKLITVNSLHTPIWSSVVDTIEINQGFAQILHKFSIVSPQASDNIQVDSHVIEFDTGSPVASYQHQLELKQGLQKCEFSCDVLQPKLWSPESPQLYQITTTLSQGSKELDRFSTTFGLRDFHFNSQQGFFLNGQATKIKGVCLHHDGGLVGAAVPEAVWERRLTRLKEAGVNAIRMAHNPSSEVLLSLCDRLGFLVQDEFFDEWDFPKDKRLNMNEQHNDAASRGYAEHFQTHAKQDLKNALRAHINHPCIFMWSIGNEIEWTYPRNVEATGFFDANWNGNYFWNLPPNSPQQISNKLKTLPHHNYDIGKTAHQLAQWVREEDVSRPVTANCILPSVSYLNGYAKSLDVIGFSYRQVLYDYGHQHHPQLPIISNEALPQWHEWKAVSERSHVAGLFLWTGIDYLGEVHQQWPTKALAAGLLDTAGFKKAPYYLFQSLWTTTPMVQIHNQVFDEERFVYKTDSLSLEERDPQAWKKKLWIWPEQQQHWNFSSNQLIAIEVISNCQEVELQLNGRTIGSKQLADQADRMFRWALPFQPGELVALAKNNGKVLATHRLSTTQAASDLVVTVEGAPLQKSQPGYQHLVVQLADSEGKWVSHQNTQLSFELTGPAELVGLDNGHPASVQAFNASQIGTHQGRALALIKYTGEEENILVRITTPEGFFKVQRFILE; encoded by the coding sequence ATGTCCACTTCTAGCAAAATCCCAAAGCCCTCTCGCCAAACTATCGACTTTAATGCAAATTGGCAGTTTCAGTTACAGACCCCAAGGCACAAATCAGCAGGTAACGAGTGGCGAACTATATCGCTGCCCCATGATTGGAGCATTGAGCAGCCTTTTTCATCGCAATACGAAGGCGCTACAGCTTACTTACCCGGTGGCATAGGTTGGTATCTCAAAACCTTTGATTTAGCAGACCTAAGCGAAAACCAGCGGGCTTTTTTGCTGTTTGACGGTATCTACAACAATGCGACACTTTGGCTTAACAACAAAAAGCTGGGCGAACAGCACTATGGCTACTCGCCATTTTACTTCGAGATTACTGAGCAGTTAAAAGCTCACGACAATCAATTACTGATTAAAGTTGATCGCAGTCGTATTGCAGACAGTAGGTGGTATCCCGGCTCGGGCATTTACCGAGATGTAAAACTTATCACAGTGAACTCGCTGCATACTCCGATTTGGAGTAGCGTGGTAGACACTATCGAAATAAACCAAGGCTTTGCCCAAATACTGCATAAATTTAGCATTGTTAGCCCACAAGCTAGCGACAACATTCAGGTAGATAGTCATGTGATAGAGTTTGATACCGGTAGCCCTGTAGCAAGTTATCAGCACCAGCTCGAGCTTAAACAAGGCTTGCAAAAATGTGAATTTAGCTGCGACGTTCTACAACCTAAATTGTGGTCGCCAGAGTCTCCACAGCTCTACCAAATCACCACCACACTCAGCCAAGGCAGCAAAGAGCTAGACCGCTTTAGCACTACTTTTGGCCTTAGAGATTTTCATTTTAACAGCCAACAGGGCTTCTTTTTGAATGGGCAAGCCACCAAAATTAAAGGTGTTTGTTTACATCACGATGGTGGCTTAGTGGGCGCAGCTGTGCCAGAAGCGGTATGGGAACGTCGACTCACTAGGCTAAAAGAAGCTGGCGTAAATGCGATTAGAATGGCGCATAACCCTTCATCTGAAGTGCTTCTATCACTTTGTGACCGTTTAGGCTTTTTGGTTCAAGACGAGTTTTTTGATGAATGGGACTTCCCCAAAGACAAACGCCTAAACATGAATGAGCAGCATAATGATGCAGCCTCGCGAGGTTATGCGGAGCATTTTCAAACTCACGCTAAACAAGACCTTAAAAATGCCTTAAGAGCTCACATCAACCACCCATGCATTTTCATGTGGAGCATCGGCAACGAGATAGAATGGACCTACCCAAGAAATGTAGAAGCAACCGGTTTTTTCGATGCCAACTGGAATGGCAATTACTTCTGGAACTTACCGCCAAACTCTCCCCAACAAATCAGCAATAAACTCAAGACCCTGCCTCATCATAACTACGACATAGGCAAAACAGCCCATCAATTAGCGCAATGGGTGCGCGAAGAAGATGTATCAAGGCCCGTTACCGCCAACTGTATATTGCCCTCGGTAAGCTATTTAAATGGCTATGCAAAATCCTTAGATGTAATCGGCTTTAGTTACCGACAAGTACTTTATGACTACGGCCACCAGCATCATCCCCAACTTCCTATTATAAGTAACGAGGCATTGCCCCAATGGCACGAGTGGAAGGCGGTAAGTGAGCGCTCACATGTTGCGGGTTTATTCCTATGGACCGGCATTGATTATTTAGGTGAAGTGCATCAGCAGTGGCCAACTAAGGCGCTAGCCGCAGGCTTGCTCGATACTGCTGGCTTTAAAAAAGCCCCCTACTACCTGTTTCAATCACTGTGGACCACCACGCCCATGGTGCAAATTCATAATCAGGTATTTGACGAAGAACGCTTTGTATACAAAACCGATAGTTTGAGCCTTGAAGAGCGCGACCCGCAGGCTTGGAAGAAAAAACTGTGGATTTGGCCAGAGCAACAGCAACATTGGAATTTTAGCAGCAACCAATTAATCGCCATTGAAGTCATCAGCAATTGCCAAGAGGTAGAGCTGCAACTCAACGGGCGAACAATTGGCAGTAAGCAACTTGCTGACCAAGCCGATAGAATGTTTCGTTGGGCCTTGCCGTTTCAACCTGGGGAGCTTGTTGCTCTAGCTAAAAACAATGGCAAAGTGTTAGCAACCCACCGCCTTAGCACCACCCAAGCCGCTAGTGACTTAGTGGTGACTGTTGAAGGCGCTCCTTTACAGAAGAGCCAACCGGGTTACCAACACTTGGTGGTACAACTTGCAGATAGTGAAGGAAAATGGGTTAGCCATCAAAACACCCAACTAAGTTTTGAGCTAACCGGTCCAGCCGAGTTAGTAGGGCTAGATAATGGCCACCCTGCCAGTGTGCAAGCCTTTAACGCAAGCCAGATAGGCACCCACCAAGGTCGGGCCCTAGCGTTAATAAAATACACTGGAGAAGAAGAAAATATTCTAGTGAGAATTACCACGCCCGAGGGCTTCTTTAAAGTACAACGCTTTATACTTGAGTAA
- a CDS encoding LacI family DNA-binding transcriptional regulator: MPTIIDVAKKAGVSVATVSRIINQTTFVSEAKVEKVNQAIKALNFIPNYHAQNLTNNPKIGPAMIVQSIQDPLTATLLKELSAHTSANSMPLHLVSGAHSEKQEIEMLENYLSLGVQSLYFESEYMKEERLAEFVRLHPSLLVAKRYLPAYPKQCLHLDLVASLWLAVKLLVERGHKQLSVMCEAQQFHAIEQGLSHIDSPFKQANIALSRLSHDPNDCLSSDALSSPASAFICLSARLSWPVWQQLKEQLGCTNPFEFIGSSNNAADSKASYSTLYYPVQAMAQQALSFLSSEQQAIPKVFMADLQERYLDQELGYLSDLGATA; the protein is encoded by the coding sequence ATGCCCACTATCATAGACGTAGCAAAAAAAGCTGGCGTGTCTGTTGCCACAGTATCGCGAATCATTAATCAAACCACCTTTGTTAGCGAAGCCAAGGTGGAAAAAGTAAATCAGGCGATAAAAGCACTGAACTTTATTCCAAATTATCATGCGCAAAATCTCACCAATAACCCCAAAATTGGCCCTGCGATGATTGTGCAGTCGATACAAGATCCGCTTACCGCAACCTTGCTCAAAGAACTGTCGGCACATACCTCGGCTAATTCGATGCCGTTACACTTGGTGTCGGGAGCGCATTCCGAAAAACAAGAAATAGAGATGTTAGAGAACTACCTAAGCTTGGGGGTGCAATCTTTATATTTTGAAAGTGAGTATATGAAAGAAGAGCGTTTGGCCGAGTTTGTTCGTTTGCATCCTAGTTTATTGGTGGCGAAACGCTATTTGCCAGCTTATCCCAAGCAGTGTTTGCATTTAGATCTCGTGGCAAGCCTTTGGCTGGCAGTAAAACTACTGGTAGAGCGTGGCCATAAGCAACTAAGTGTAATGTGCGAGGCGCAGCAGTTTCATGCTATTGAGCAAGGCTTAAGCCATATCGATAGCCCATTTAAGCAAGCTAACATTGCCCTTAGTCGCTTATCCCATGATCCCAACGACTGCTTGAGTAGTGATGCCTTATCATCGCCGGCTTCAGCTTTTATTTGTTTGTCTGCTCGTTTGAGCTGGCCGGTATGGCAACAGCTAAAAGAGCAGCTGGGCTGCACTAACCCGTTTGAATTTATTGGCTCATCTAATAATGCAGCAGACAGCAAAGCCAGCTATAGCACTCTCTATTACCCGGTGCAGGCAATGGCGCAGCAAGCCTTAAGCTTCTTAAGTAGCGAACAGCAAGCTATTCCCAAAGTGTTTATGGCAGATCTTCAAGAACGTTACTTAGACCAAGAATTGGGTTATTTAAGCGATTTAGGAGCAACCGCTTAA